A window of Brachybacterium fresconis contains these coding sequences:
- a CDS encoding carbohydrate ABC transporter permease produces MTRHLPALAKYAALTVAAVLTLGPVWWTFTTSLRPAAESFSLPPSFFPTSPDFSNYVAVFEQIKVPLLVLNSALVTGIIAVGQMVTAAMAGYVFARMSFRGKDALFAIVLSTMMVPVQVTIVPVFMIIRGIGLSDTLLALIVPAIPTAFGTFLMRQYFLGLPLELGEAAAIDGASPWRTFFSIYAPLALPGMAIVGVLAFNYHWNEFFRPLIFMISEQNYTLPLGLVTLQGNLGTGSISIVLAGVILSMIPAVVVFLFGQRYLREGLTAGTSK; encoded by the coding sequence ATGACCCGCCACCTGCCCGCCCTCGCCAAGTATGCTGCCCTGACCGTCGCCGCAGTGCTGACCCTCGGCCCGGTGTGGTGGACCTTCACCACCTCCCTGAGGCCTGCGGCCGAATCCTTCAGCCTTCCGCCGAGCTTCTTCCCCACGTCCCCGGACTTCTCGAACTACGTCGCCGTGTTCGAGCAGATCAAGGTGCCGCTGCTGGTGCTCAACAGCGCTCTGGTGACCGGGATCATCGCCGTCGGGCAGATGGTCACCGCCGCGATGGCCGGCTACGTCTTCGCCCGCATGTCGTTCCGCGGCAAGGACGCGCTGTTCGCGATCGTGCTGTCGACGATGATGGTGCCCGTACAGGTCACGATCGTCCCGGTGTTCATGATCATTCGCGGCATCGGACTGTCCGACACCCTGCTGGCCCTGATCGTCCCGGCGATCCCCACTGCGTTCGGCACCTTCCTCATGCGCCAGTACTTCCTGGGCCTGCCGCTAGAGCTGGGAGAGGCCGCGGCGATCGACGGTGCCAGCCCGTGGCGCACCTTCTTCTCGATATACGCGCCCCTGGCGCTGCCGGGCATGGCCATCGTCGGCGTCCTTGCCTTCAATTACCACTGGAACGAGTTCTTCCGCCCGCTGATCTTCATGATCTCCGAGCAGAACTACACGCTCCCGCTCGGACTAGTGACCCTCCAGGGGAATCTCGGCACGGGCTCGATCTCGATCGTGCTGGCCGGCGTGATCCTCTCCATGATCCCTGCGGTCGTCGTGTTCCTGTTCGGGCAGCGCTACCTGCGAGAAGGCCTCACCGCAGGCACCTCCAAGTGA
- a CDS encoding carbohydrate ABC transporter permease, with product MTSDRRSVTLRWLFLAPTMLGVGIFVLLPIIGSLVLAFFRWDIITAPQFVGLANFTDIATDPRVGVSFLNTAVFVIFAVTAQLIIAMLLAVLVHGRMPSWLRIFFRSTFFFPLVLSAASVSILMRYLFNESYGVINWALSLVGIPAVPWLTSPQWAMVVVIAVYVWQNFGFSFLLFIGGLGAIPTEIYEAGAIDGATGWKKFQRLTLPLVSPTVLVASVMGIITALQIFDQPYVLTRGGPGDATRTVVMVIYESAFRQLEFGRASAIGLILMILIMLVTALQFRLSRRFVFYQ from the coding sequence ATGACTTCCGACCGTCGCAGCGTCACCCTCCGCTGGCTGTTCCTCGCCCCCACCATGCTCGGGGTGGGCATCTTCGTCCTCCTGCCCATCATCGGTTCTCTGGTGCTGGCCTTCTTCCGCTGGGACATCATCACCGCCCCGCAGTTCGTGGGCCTGGCGAACTTCACGGACATCGCCACCGATCCCCGGGTCGGGGTCTCCTTCCTCAACACCGCAGTGTTCGTGATCTTCGCGGTCACCGCGCAGCTCATCATCGCGATGCTGCTGGCCGTGCTGGTGCACGGACGAATGCCGTCCTGGCTACGGATCTTCTTCCGCTCGACGTTCTTCTTCCCGCTGGTGCTGTCCGCCGCGAGCGTCTCGATCCTGATGCGCTACCTGTTCAACGAGAGCTACGGCGTCATCAACTGGGCGCTGTCCCTGGTGGGCATCCCGGCGGTGCCCTGGCTGACCAGTCCGCAATGGGCGATGGTCGTTGTGATCGCCGTGTACGTCTGGCAGAACTTCGGATTCTCGTTCCTGCTGTTCATCGGCGGGCTCGGGGCGATTCCCACGGAGATCTATGAGGCGGGCGCGATCGACGGCGCCACCGGCTGGAAGAAGTTTCAGCGCCTTACCCTGCCGCTGGTCAGTCCCACCGTGCTGGTCGCCTCGGTGATGGGCATCATCACCGCGCTGCAGATCTTCGACCAGCCCTACGTGCTCACCCGCGGCGGGCCCGGCGATGCCACCCGCACCGTCGTGATGGTCATCTACGAGAGCGCGTTCCGCCAGCTCGAGTTCGGACGGGCCAGCGCCATCGGCCTGATCCTCATGATTCTGATCATGCTCGTCACCGCGTTGCAGTTCCGCTTGTCCCGCCGCTTCGTCTTCTACCAGTGA